ATGTTCATCGCCGATGGACATCACCGCTACGAAACGGCGTGCAACTACCGGGACGAGTTAAAAGCCGCAGGCACATTCACCGAAGCGGCCAACTCGGTGCTGATGATGTGCGTCGGCATGAGCGATGCTGGCATGGTGGTGCTACCGACGCATCGGCTATTTCGCGGCATTGCAAAGCTCGATTCCAAGCAACTGTCCGAGAAGTTGCGCCCCTGCTTCGACACCAAGGTGATGGGCGAAGGATCCGATTTGGCCAATACGGTTTGGGACGAAATCGAAAGCCGAGGGGACCAAGGCGCGATTGGCCTCTACACCCAATCTGACGATCGCTGGACGCTGGTCACGCTGGCCGAACCGGGTCGAAAGCGGATGGCGGAAATCGCCGCCGAGCACAGCGAAGACTGGCGCGACCTGGGGGTGGCCCTGCTGCACCGCTTGATTGTGGATGACCTGCTGCAGGCCAAAGACCTGCCGAAGCCGACGTACGTGCATCTGGTTAGTGAAGTTGTCGACGAACTGGAGACCGGCGAGTACCCGCTGGCCGCGCTGGTCATGCCGGCGACGCTCGAACACATTCAGTCGATCAGCGAGCATCAAGAACGGATGCCGGCGAAGAGCACATATTTCTATCCCAAGCTGCTCTCGGGGTTGGTAATTAACCCTCTCGAATAGTCGCACGGCGCCGGCTGCGTGGCGTTTCACGTGAAACGGAGTGCTAGCAGTCGGCGAGTATGCGCCCATTGCGCCTGCCATGCGGCCAGTCGCAATCACTTGAGTCTGCGTTTCACGTGAAACGTGCCGATTAGCGGACCGTGGAAAGTGCTGTTCTCCGCATTCACGGCGCACGATTAGAATCGCCCGCCGCAGGAACCGGCCGCCGGGGCATTTTCGACACCTTTGCGCCAGCCAAACGAGCGACGGCGATGAGCCGCATATTGTGCGTTGCCAATCAAAAGGGAGGCGTCGGCAAGACCACGACGGCGGTCAATCTGGCCGTGGGCCTGGCCAAGGCGGGTAACCGGACGTTGCTCATCGACCTCGACCCGCAATGCAACGCCACCACCGGCCTCGGGCTGAAGCCATCCGCGCGGCATCCGCTGGTCTCCCAAGCGCCGCTCAAAGAATCGTTGTGCGCGACCGAGATCGAGGGGCTGGAGGTGCTGCCAGGCTGCCGCAGCTTTCAGGATGTGGAACGCCTGGCCACCAGTGGCGAGGACCATGCGGCCACCCTGCGGCAACACCTGCTCGGGGGCATGACCGCATACGACTTTGTGCTGATCGATTGCCCGCCGTCGTTGGGTCAGCTCACGCGAACGGCGCTGGCCAGTTCGACCGAAGTGCTGATGCCTATCCAATGCGAGTACTTCGCGATGGAGGGGCTGGCGCAGATGATCGACGTCATCCGCCAGGTGATGGCCACCAGCCCGAGCCGGCTGCAATTTGGCGGCATCGTGCTCACCATGTACGACCCGGCGCTGGAGCTAACGAGCGAAGTGGACGAAGAGGTGCGCGACTTCTTCGGCGACATTGTGTACCAAACGCCAATCCCGCGCGATGTGGCCGTGTGCGAGGCGCCGAGCCATGGGCTGTCGGTGATCGACTATGCGCCGCGGTCGCGCGGCGCCCGAGCCTACATTGAGCTTTGCATGGAGGTATTAGACCGTGAGTAAGGAACGACGCTTGGGACGTGGGCTCGAAGCCTTGTTGGGCCGACCGGCGGATTTTTCGGGAGAGCCGGGCATGGGAGAACCGGCGCGAGAGGACGCATTCGCCGCGGCGCCAGTGGCCACCGCTAGCGAGAGCGCCAGCACGGTGCGCGTGCAGATCGTTGACAGCAATCCGTACCAGCCGCGTCGGGACTTCACTGAAGACGATCTGAGAGAGCTGTCTGAGAGCTTGGCGGCGCACGGATTGTTGCAGCCGATCGTCGTCCGCAAGTGGGGGGAGCGCTACCAGCTTATTAGCGGCGAGCGCCGGTTGCGGGCCGCAATCAAGGCGGGTTGGCAGGAGGTGCCGGCGCACATTCGCGACGCGACCGACCGCGAGATGGCGGAGCTGGCGATTGTTGAGAACCTCCAGCGGCGCGATCTGAACGCGCTGGAGAAAGGGGTCTCGTTTCAACAGTACTTGCAGCAGTATGGCTGCACACAGGAAGAACTGGCTGGGCGACTCAAGGTGGACCGCTCGACCATCGCCAACCTGATACGCCTGCTGGAGCTACCAACCGCCGTGCAACAGGCGCTGCGCGCTGGCAGCATTACCCAGGGACATGCGCGGGCCCTCTTGCCGCTGGGCGAGGAAGACGAACAGATCGCCTTCTGCCAGCGGATTCAACAGGAAGGATTGAGCGTTCGCGCTACCGAGGAACTGGTGAGCGAGACAATCAACGCCGGTGAGGAAGAGGCGCCAGCCTTGGCCACCGGGGCCGGCGCCAGGCCAAAATCGGCGCGGCCCAAGAAGAGCCAGCAGTTGGCGGCGCTGG
This genomic interval from Pirellulales bacterium contains the following:
- a CDS encoding DUF1015 domain-containing protein — its product is MAQIQAFRGIRYNLGQVGSLSDVIAPPYDVIGPELQEQLYKKHPANVVRLILNREEPGDDERSNRYSRAAKFLRNWQSEGVLQTDGEPALFVYHQIFDHAGQRHTRRGFMARVGLERFGEGTIYPHEETMAGPKADRLLLTRACRANLSQVFGLFPDPTNEVQELLEKAVAGQPPIEATDHLGVVHRIWRVTDAKVIGDVARLMGPRPMFIADGHHRYETACNYRDELKAAGTFTEAANSVLMMCVGMSDAGMVVLPTHRLFRGIAKLDSKQLSEKLRPCFDTKVMGEGSDLANTVWDEIESRGDQGAIGLYTQSDDRWTLVTLAEPGRKRMAEIAAEHSEDWRDLGVALLHRLIVDDLLQAKDLPKPTYVHLVSEVVDELETGEYPLAALVMPATLEHIQSISEHQERMPAKSTYFYPKLLSGLVINPLE
- a CDS encoding ParA family protein; translated protein: MSRILCVANQKGGVGKTTTAVNLAVGLAKAGNRTLLIDLDPQCNATTGLGLKPSARHPLVSQAPLKESLCATEIEGLEVLPGCRSFQDVERLATSGEDHAATLRQHLLGGMTAYDFVLIDCPPSLGQLTRTALASSTEVLMPIQCEYFAMEGLAQMIDVIRQVMATSPSRLQFGGIVLTMYDPALELTSEVDEEVRDFFGDIVYQTPIPRDVAVCEAPSHGLSVIDYAPRSRGARAYIELCMEVLDRE
- a CDS encoding ParB/RepB/Spo0J family partition protein; translation: MSKERRLGRGLEALLGRPADFSGEPGMGEPAREDAFAAAPVATASESASTVRVQIVDSNPYQPRRDFTEDDLRELSESLAAHGLLQPIVVRKWGERYQLISGERRLRAAIKAGWQEVPAHIRDATDREMAELAIVENLQRRDLNALEKGVSFQQYLQQYGCTQEELAGRLKVDRSTIANLIRLLELPTAVQQALRAGSITQGHARALLPLGEEDEQIAFCQRIQQEGLSVRATEELVSETINAGEEEAPALATGAGARPKSARPKKSQQLAALEQELRHALGARVDVKLGTRERGKIVIYFADHDEFERLRDQITGEARARLAG